Part of the uncultured Umboniibacter sp. genome, ATGCGTTTTGAGGATCGTAGAGACTCGGTTGACGGCAGCCGAGGTACTCCGCAACTAATGGAGGCGACTTGGCTGGAGGTTCACTCCATCGGCAACCATACCTTTAGTGGTCAAGTCCGAGCAGAAAGCCTTCGGTCTGACCAAGAAGAAGTCACTATTCGACAATCCGAGCTAGGCGGATTTTTAAATTTATCAGGCCTGCCACCTTCCAGTTTAACCGGTAATCACCTGCGCTATGCGAACATCGTCTACAGGTATCGACTACTGGAAAACGATTTCGGTTTATTTAAATCGCCGATCTACCTTGGCGCAAGTTATGAGATTGGGAATGTCTGGGATAAACGAGACCAGATTGATCATCAGAGCTTAATTGAATCGGGTTCTATATTCACTGGCGTTGACAGTCCGCTTGGGCCAATTTACATCGCTTATGCAAAAGCTGAAGGGGGTTTCGATAGCTTTTACTTCTACCTGGGTAGTCAGTTTTAGTGGCCAGCTGGGGGAACCTACGTTTCTAAATAACCACCACACGGAGTCATAGCAGGCATAATTCTGGTGGCATTAAGAGTACCGTTATCATGGCCATATTTTTGTCACCCTAATTGATTAGGCTCATTAATTTTGACGCCAAACAAATAAACGGGCTGCCAGTGAAAGCGCCACAATACAGATTCCTGATAAAACCGCCAAGGGCATCGCTATGTCCGATAGAGTCGCGCCATCTAACATGATGCTCCGTGCCGCTTCTAGCATGTGCGTCAATGGAAACAATGCGGCTAACCAATGTACTGCTTCGGGCGACCCTTCGAGAGAAAACCAGACCCCAGATAGCAACATCATCGGCCACGTAATCAAGTTTAGTAGCCCTCCCGCTAATTCCTCGCTTTGTGTGCGCGAGGCCATTAATAACGAGAGGCTAATCATGGAAGCGGCTCCTAATATCACAACCAGCAACATCAGCCAGCGCGACCCCAATACCACAAAATCAAACATGAGATCCATGGCGATAAAGATTGCACTGGTTAACAGGGTAACTACCACTAAGCGCGAAACAACCTGCGCGGCTAAAAAGCTGATAGCACTCACCGGGGTAGCTTGAAATCGCTTCAAGACGCCATTTTTTCGGTAGCGAACAATCACGTAGCCCACTCCGAATAAACAACTAAACATCATATTCATTCCCAGAATTCCAGGCACCACCCAATCTAAGTAACGAATGGCTTCACCCGTAACCGGTTTCGCCTCTAAGGGCGCATCGGTTACCGATAGAATCATACGCTCAACCACGTAACTCTTTGGTGAATCACTATTCAGCCAATAGTTTCCGTCACCCAAAATAACATCAATCTGATGATGCTGAAGCCGTTGCATCGCATCCTCTAAATTAGGATATGGAACAGCCTCGAGATACTTTAACTGGGCTACTTCAGCAACGAGTGTCTCACTACTCACCGCTTCAACCACGCCAACCTTATACAGCGCCTTATCATCGCTGCCAAACATGAAGGCGAAGCCAACAATCAATAACACTGGAAAGAGTAGGTTCCAACTCAATGTAGCTCGATCGCGGATAAATTCGATGTTACGCGCCTTAAGAATGGCTAAAAATGCTTTCATCGTATCTCCTAAGCTCGCAGTGAATGACCAGTTAATAACAAGAACAAATCCTCAAGCGTTGGCGACTCAATCCGCAAGCCATCCAACGGAATACCCTTCGCCGCTAACTGATTTACCGTTTCACCAACCTCCGACGTAGAGAACTGCAGAAAGTCACCGGCGTTTATCATTACCGAGGCAATATTTAAACTCGAAAGATCTGTTCCAGCAGGCAACTTAATTAATGACCCATCAAAATGCTTCGCTAGTAATTCCCTCGGCGTACCCTGCTCCACAATCGAGCCGGAATCAACGATAGCAATTTCGTCACACAGGAATTCGGCTTCGTCCATGTAATGAGTTGTTAACAGAATACTCTTACCACGGGCTTTAATCCGTTCAATGAGCTCCCAGAAGTGTCGTCGAGCCTGAGGGTCTAAGCCAGTAGTGGGTTCATCTAGAAAAATTAAATCCGGGTCATTAACCAATGCAATCGCCAATAAGAGCCGTTGCCGCTGGCCTCCCGACAACTTACGATTATCGCGATCAATGAAATCATTCAAAGAACAGTCTTCAATTAGCTGTTCCAACGGAAGATGCTCATGATATAGGGTTGCGAATAATTCCAGTGATTCACGAACCGTTAGAAAGTCTTGCAATGCGGTACTCTGAAACTGAATCCCAATACGCTGTGCATAATCGCGACTAATGGGTTTACCTCGGAACAGGACCTCTCCGGCATCTGGAAGCTGGATACCTTCCAAGATCTCAATAGTTGTCGTCTTGCCTGCACCATTGGGGCCAAGAAGCCCAAAACACGTACCCGCTTTAATGTCGAAACTGAGGTCATTAACAGCAGTGACTTCCGCATAGTGCTTGGAAACGTGCTGTGCAGAGAGAATAACGTCGGTCATGAGAATCCATAGCTGATGGCTGTTTTGACTTAAGACTATAGCGTGAACCACGCTAACTTTCATAGCACCCAATCAAGGTAGACGAGCACGAGTAATATTTAGATTCAAAATGATCTAATTTCATTTTTTTTCACCATTTTCAGCCTTTTTTTGCATCCAAAGCGAAACTCATTGCGTCTTTCTCTACAAAGGGTCCCCCAACGGTTGTCACGAGACTTACCGCCCTTTGTTTTTTTTAAGGAAGATAATCATGAAAACTTGGATTGCTACGACTGCTGCTGTACTAATGACTTCAAATATTGCTTTGGCTGATAATTGCCAGCCTGGTTATGAGTCCGTTGAAGATGCCATTCTTTCTACGCTCAATGAAACCAACCCAAAATCAATCAGTTCCGATGCAATGGTTCTTGGTCAGGTTTATGAGTTAAACGACCGCTATTTCGCTGTTTATGACCAATTACCCACCGGCCGAAACATCGGTAAAGTTTCCGTGGGCCATCCACAGGGAGCTGAAACTGCAGCGCTTTTCCGAACATCAGGTGATTTATACTCGAATTTGGACAACCAGCGTGTAAACCACTCAGACCGCAGCGCTGCACTTCAGCACGACGTAGCCTATTATGTGGCTAACGCATCAGGCCAGCTTTTTGTCGCTGAAGTCGGTGATAGACGATATGAAGAAGTCACTACTGAGCAAGGCGAAATGCGAGTTGCGACCAACGTTGACGACGTTGCCATCGTGGCCGCAATGATTGAGGATGACTGTTAATCTACCTGCTCATTGGGTTGCACAATCAACAGCGTTGAGGGTGCAACCTCACCATTTACTAACGAATCAAAAACCTTCACCAGCGGCTCTAACGCATCAATCAACGTTAACTCAAGCCGCGGCTCAAACCACGCCGCAAATTCTCTCAGTGATGAGATCAGAGCCATTGCTAATGCACCCCCACCTATTTCGTTTTTTAGACGTTCGAACTCCGTTGGCGCGAAGAAGAATTGCGTTCTGTCTGGCACGACTTTACCCCGACTTGTCGGTGTACCGTGAGTTGCCCCGATAAGCGACGCCCATTTAAGTTTTTCGGGGCAAGTGTCAGCTAAGCGATCTACCCAGTCAATTCGCCCGGCGAAATCAGCAACTAAGCTGTCCGTGGTTAGCCATAAGTCGTCATCGTAGGTTAACACCTCTTGATAACATCCGGTCGACGTAACAAATTCAACATTCGCAGGAGAGGTAACCGCCACCAAACGAATATCATCGTCCTTCAAAGCATGCGCCAAGGCTAACGCAGTTTTACTCGAAGCACTGGTGACGTATACCGTCTTCGCTCCCAAAAAAGTCTCGCTGCGCCACCATGACGCCAACAGCCAGCTAGTCGTAAACAACCCCTTTAGCGCGTGCTCATAGTGGCTATATTTGAACCCGAAAGGAAGTCGCTCATAATGGCGGTAAATGGGCGCATTAGCACCGCGCTTCGGGTGACTGTCTACCCAGCCAGAGCCCTTAATATCGGACGGGAGGGCTATAATCTCGTCGGCCATTGGGAACCAGCCCCAAACCTGTTCACCTACCTTAACCTTCTCACACCGACTTTCGACAACGGTTGCAATCCCCATCACTGGCACTCGACCATTCTCTGCCTGAGTAGCCGGAAAGAAATCCCAGTATTTCAAACTATCTCCCGCCAACGCGTAGCTCACATTATTCGCGGTGAGGCTAAAGCTGTCGACCTTGAGGCGAACTTCATCTACCCCTACCGAATTCTTCGGACACTGCACCACGGTGCCATGGCTGATCCCCTGCTTAGCGACTTCAAATACCTTCATTGCTGATCTATCTCCTTTAGCAACATCTCTGCTGTATTGCGATATAGTAACGATAACATTAGTTTACGGAGAAACTCGAGATGAAACTCTTTATGGCTGTATTGGGCGGAAATTGTGGCAATTCTAATATTGAAGTACACGACGTCCGCTTTGTCGTAGGCGCATCAATCGATGCCTGTTTGGACCAACTGCGCAGAGAATGGTATGGGGATGCCAAGGGCTTACATCTTGATAGCTATACAGAAATTAACTCAGTTGAAGGGTATCGCATCGAGGTTTCACATCAGGCTCCTGCCGCCAATTCGCCAGCGCTATTCTTTGTGAATGTTGGTGGCTATCTTCCTGGAAAGTTCCTCGAGTTTCATGATATAGGCCTTTACGGTTGTCACAATAGCCATGAGGCGAAACAGCTTGCGCTGAAGCAGCTACTTGCGAGCTACGAACAGAATCACCGTGACGACCTTTACGATGTTGACAATTGTATTGAGGTGAATCTTCTTGAGCGTCATTACATTCATCTTATCCCGGATGCGACAGCGGTCATGCAAGGACCAACATGGTATGGGTACAGACCCATTGACCGCTAGCCAGTAACAAATCTATCAAATAGGTAACATTACTGACTTCATTTTGCGCGGCGCACAAAATCACTATAACGGCGTCAAAGCCCCCAGAAATATAGACTTTTAAAAAGTTGGCACGGTTCTAGCTAATACTCTGGCAGGACGTGTCATCTAACAATGACGTTTCGAAAAATAAAAACAATAAATAATAAAAAAAGACAACAAATATAATAAAAACAATAAATAATAAAAATAGATTACAACAACACAAAAACAATAAATAACAATAAGAATAGCAAGACAAAAACTATAAATAATAAGAGCGAATAGAAGTAGGCGCCGTTTAATAAAGTATTATAGACAGCGCGAGTTGGGGCAACCCACTCGCCACATTCTTCCCTAGATTCATTCCACCTGATACACGTTAAAAATCCTCTTAGCCTATTCAATAGACTCGTTTAAGAACCAAACGTTCATCTCAAATAGAATTATTTTCAAGTGCTGAAATAGCTTGCTGCTGCCAATCATTGGACACCACAAAACCAACCTCAATGAGCTTCCCTGCAGTAACACTAGCAACCATAACAGGCACTTCACTCAATCTACTCATCAAGTCCGTTTTGCTCAATACCTTCAACAACTTAGCTTCGCGTGGAGCTGGCCAGCAGAGTCGAGGCACGACCACCCACTCTTCGCCCACATTGTAATTAAGAAACTGTTCCTGACTCATCCAGCTCTCATCCAATCGCCCCGAAAAGGGCTGAAAAATTCTACCAGGCAGCAGCGCCGCCTGTTTTAGCTCTCCCTCGAGCTTAGCAAGCGGACTTTGTGGCGAATGTGCGCGGGGGAATTGATTTTCAATTAGATGTTTTCGTTTAAGGCGCCAACTATCTTTGAGATTTGGACCCACAGCATGGAGTTGCTCATCAAAATTAGCCGCGAGATAGAATTTCACCGCCAGCTCAATATGGGTAACTTCAGGGGAGGCTTGCGAAGAGAGGATAAAATCAAGCTCACCGAGCGTTCTACCCTCATGATGAAGCTGTAAGCCTGCGGTTAATGACTCCGTTTCCGGCAGAGTTCTCTGCCAAGCATGAGTGATGAGGTATTCACAGTATTTGCCAAGACGACTTGTACGTCGCAAGGATTCGAGGCCTTCCAGACTGTCGGATAGGCCATGGTCCCGCTCAATTGCAGCAAAGAGAGATTGAGTGTCAAACCTCTCAACCTCAGCCGTTGGCTCCCAAAGCGAAAAGCTTTCAGGATTGACAAGCCACTTCAGATTGGCGAGGTGATTGGGTTGCATCAGGTCATAAAAAAATGGATTCATAATGCCACGCTAACGGAAGAATAGACTCACCGCAAGATAGTCCATCTCAAGATAGCCCACCCAAGCGGAGCGGTGGCAAACTTCGAACTGGAAAATATACAGGCGAAAAAAAACAGGCTTACGCCTGTCTTTAAAGATATGGAGCTGGTGATAGGAGTTGAACCTACGACCTACTGATTACAAGTCAGTTGCTCTACCAACTGAGCTACACCAGCTCGATAGCGCGCATAGTAGTGCCTGCGCACCAAAATTTCAAACTATTTTTACAACTTAAACGTTGTAAGTTTGCGAACTGATGTCACCGCCCGTTCCTGTCCAGTTAGTATGGAAGAATTCACCTGCTGGGCGATCAACTCGCTCGTAGGTATGCGCGCCGAAGTAATCGCGCTGAGCCTGCAAAAGGTTAGCAGGGAGGCGTTCGCGGCGATAGCCATCATAGAATGCGAGCGCAGTGCTGAAACAGGGCGTTGGTATACCTGCTTCCACGGCCTTTGAGATAACACGGCGCCAAGCTCCTTGGCAGCGGTCGATCGCGTTTTTGAAGTAGTCATCTAACAAGAGGTTAGTGAGCGCTGGATTGTTATCGAACGCTTTCTTGATATCCGTTAAGAATTGGCTTCGAATAATACAACCACCGCGCCACATCATCGCAATAGCGCCGAAGTTTAGATCCCAACCGTATTCACTGGACGCTTCGCGAAGGAGCATATAGCCCTGCGTGTACGATATAATCTTCGAAGCGAATAGCGCTTCTTTAACATCATTGATGAAGGCTGCGCGATCCTCAACACTAATCTGTGGATTAGGACCAGATAACACCATTGCAGCAGCAGTTCGCTCTTGCTTTAGCGCTGATAGACAACGAGCAAAGACCGACTCACCAATCAACGAGACCGGCATGCCGAGATCGAGGGCACTGATACCAGTCCATTTACCGGTACCTTTTTGCCCAGCTCTATCCATAATCTTGGTGACAAGAGGTTCGCCGTCTTCATCTCGATAACCAAGGATGTGCCCGGTAATCTCGATCAGGTAGCTGTCTAGCTCGGTGCTGTTCCAATCACTAAAGACTTGATGTAATTCGTCGGCGGTTAACCCCAAACCCTCATCGAGAAGCTGGTAGGCTTCACAGATCAACTGCATATCGCCATACTCAATACCGTTATGCACCATCTTTACATAGTGACCAGCAGCACCTGAACCTACCCAATCACAGCAAGGCGCACCATCGACCTTGGCACTAATGGACTGGAATATATCCTTAATCATTGGCCACGCTGCCGCATCACCACCCGGCATAATAGACGGCCCTGTCCGCGCACCCTCTTCGCCGCCCGATACACCTGAGCCAATGAAGTGGACGCCTGACTTTTGCATTGCTTCCCAACGACGCTGCGTATCTGGGAAGTGAGAGTTACCCAGATCGATAATAAGGTCGCCTTCATCAACCAATGGGAGCAACTCTTCAATTACCGCATCGACCGCGCCGCCCGCCTTGACCAACAGGACAATTTTGCGCGGCTTAGACAATCCATTAACCAGATCCGCCAGGCTTTCAAAACCAGAGACGCTCGTTCCCTTTGCAGGACCTGATAGAAACTCTTCTGTCACGGCGGAGGTGCGATTGTAAACGCCCACCGAATAGCCATTGTCAGCCATATTTAGAACTAAGTTCTGGCCCATTACTGCTAAACCAATTAATGCCACATCACATTGACTCATGGGTCGTTGCTCTCACTTTAATGCTTATTGAAGGGGTTGGAATACGTTGTGCTCATTTAGCCAAGTATAGACATCACTGGCCGATAGCAATGAATTATCGCACAAGTCGGCAAAAGTTCGAAATGTGATCTATTATGAGTTAGTACGTACATGGAGGCGAAATTATGCCGCTAAACAAGACAAACCGAGACCGTGATCCATACGAAGAGGCCTTTGCAAAAGCGAGGGATATTCGCCTGAGGCGCACTCATCGCCCTGAACGACCCAGAATCATCATTACGACGTCGAATGAAAACGAAAAAACTAGCGTTAAAAAACTGACGCATTGAACAGCTTTCATAACGTTTAAAATAACCATTCAGACTTCTTCCTCAAGCTTGCGGCATAGCATACGACTCGCTATTTGAGTTTATTGAGCGCAACAACGATATCATCAAACGTAAAAGGCTTTCTAACACAAAGAGAGAAACCTGCCGCCTCCGCTCTCTTAAGTTGCTCTTCCGTTGCGTAACCCGTTGCTAAAATGGCCTTCGCTGTCGGCTGAATCGCCTTTAAGCTCAACCAAGTATCTACTCCGGTCACCTCCGGCATCACCATATCGATGATCGCGACATCAAAATGAAAACCTTCACTATTCACTAGCTCAATCGCCTCGTCACGGCTAGCTGCCGTTCGGATCTCGTAACCAGCGCGAGTAAAAATCTTCTCCGCATAGAGGCGCACGAAAACCTCATCATCGACCAGTAAAACCGCCGCCTTAACATTCGACTTGCTAGTTTTGATTTCAGCCAGTGGAGCACTATCCCCTTTGCCAAGAGAGGTGGTACCCTCGACGTCGCCACCAACGAGATACAGCCGAAAGCAGGTTTCGCCTTCTGAGCAAATGAGCTCTGCGCTACCTTGATGGGACGTGGCAAAGTTAAAGACACTTGCCAGCCCAAGGCCTGTCCCCTGACTGCGAACTTTAGTGGTGAAAAAGGGATCAAAAATCTTTTGCGCAATCTCCTCGGGAACCCCTACACCGTGGTCGATGACTTCGACGAGCCAATAGTCATTGGGCTTGAGGCGAACCCCGTTGTTTAAAGTCAACGCCGTTGTCACAGCAGTTTTACGTAGTCGGACTTCAATCTTACCACCGGCGTGACTTGCATCATTCGCATTAAGGAGCAGATTAATGACAGCACTGACGAGCGCTGAACGGTCAAGCCGAACCTGAGCTGACGGAATGGCGTTGCTAACCTCAATGGATACTCCTGGCTTCAAATTGATCTCTACGAGGCTAATGGCTTTTCGAACTGATGACTCGAGATCGCAGAGTTCGAATTCAGAGTTTTCGACCTTTGAGTAGCTCAGCAAATTATTAGTGAGCCGACCGACATCTGCTGCCGCGCTAATCAATCGGTCCGCCAATTCACGAATAGCTTTGGGGTCGTCCTCTTGTTTTATCATCTCGGCGAAGCCAGACATACCCTGTGCAATATTATTAAAATCGTGTGCGACACCACCCGCTAAAACACCTAGTGCGTCTAACCTCTGCATCTGACTAACCTGACGTTCCAGCTCCAATTGCCGTGTAATATCAATGCCAATCGACATCGCGCCGACAACATTTCCTTGATCATCGGTCTGGACGCAGTTTGTCCACCTGACCCAAACACGCTCGCCTGAATGTTTTATATTTTCATTAATATTGATGCGGTAGTCTTCAGGTAAATGACTGATGTCGTTAATCATTCCTTCTAGGTTGTAGCCAGCGGAGTCAGTTGGAGGCGTTATCGTCTCTAAGACCTTTGCGCCAATCAACTCATCAGCATCAAACTCAAAAAAATTAAGGGCAAAGTCATTGGCATAAGTGATGACACCGTCGGTACTGAAGCACACAATGATTGCATTAGAGTTTTCCACCAGATATTCATAATCTGGTTGTTGATATGCTGAACTTCTACCCATACTATCCTTTGCTAATTGATGACACTTGAACTAGAAATAACGTTTGAGATGTTCCCTTAGCGTTACAGTATGTAAAATATAATGCAAACAGCTAATTTACCAAGGAATAGATATGTTTTCGGTCAATAGTAACTTCGACAGTGGTAACATTCATCTTGCGGGCGAGTCCAATGGTGAGCTTCTTCTTGAGATTCGCCAAGATCGTTACTCCGAATATTTCCAATGGTTTCACTTCTCCGTTAGCGGAGACCAGGGCTCAAAGCTTCAATGCTGCATTCGCAATGCAGGCCAAGCTGCCTACCTTGAGGGTTGGCCTGACTATCGAGTGTGTTTCAGCTACGACCGCAAGACCTGGCATCGTCTAGATACAAATTTCGATGGTCAGAACCTTCGTTTTGAAACACAACTCGAGGGTAACACGATTTGGTTTGCTTACTTCGAGCCCTTTTCCTATGAGCGCCATCTCGAACTAGTCGGCAGGGCCCAGCAACATGACGAGGTAACACACGAAATACTTGGATTGACCCTTGATGGCCGCCCAATTGACCTATTACAAATTGGTACACCGGCCGACGCCAAACCGATCATTTGGGTTACCGCACGCCAACACCCCGGCGAAAGTATGGCCGAACACCTTGTTGAAGGCTTACTCAATGAATTGCTAAGTGACTCTGAGTTAGGAAAAGCTCTACGTTCCCAGGCAGTCTTTTATATTATCCCCAACATGAACCCTGATGGCAGCGTGCGTGGCCACCTTAGAACAAACGCTGCAGGCATGAATCTTAATCGCGAATGGCAATCACCATCGAAGGAAAAGAGCCCTGAGGTATTTTGGGCGCGCTCGAAGATGATATCGGTAGGCGGTGACATGTTCCTCGATATTCACGGTGACGAGGCGCTACCGTATAATTTCGTCGCAGCGAGTGAAGGCGTCGCTAATTACTCCGCTTACATGGCAGAGCTTGAAAACGCATTTCGAGGAAGCTTACTCCAACGCAGCGACCAATTTCAGACTGAATACGGTTACGATATCGATGCACCGGGTAAAGCAAACCATACCGTTGGTAGTAACTGGATGGGCAACCATTTTAAGACACTTGCATTGACCTTAGAAATGCCATTCAAAGACAACGCTAACGACCCCTGTTCTCGGTTCGGCTGGAATGGAGAACGAAGTCAACAATTAGGCAAAGACATGCTGGCCACGGTACTAGACCTTCTGCCACACATAAAGCGAGGTTAATTTACAATGCCATCATTCGATATTGTTTCAGAGGTAGACTCTTCCGAGCTATTAAATGCAGCTCAGAATACCGAACGCGAAATTGCTAATCGTTATGACTTTCGCAAAGTGGACACTCAGGTTAAGTTCGCTAACGATACGATTAGCCTGACGGCCGAAAGTGATTTTCAATGCGATCAAATGCTTGATATTCTGCGCGCGCAATTAATTAAGCGTAAGGTCGACCCATTGACCATGGATTATGAGCCCGAGCCTACCC contains:
- a CDS encoding ABC transporter permease: MKAFLAILKARNIEFIRDRATLSWNLLFPVLLIVGFAFMFGSDDKALYKVGVVEAVSSETLVAEVAQLKYLEAVPYPNLEDAMQRLQHHQIDVILGDGNYWLNSDSPKSYVVERMILSVTDAPLEAKPVTGEAIRYLDWVVPGILGMNMMFSCLFGVGYVIVRYRKNGVLKRFQATPVSAISFLAAQVVSRLVVVTLLTSAIFIAMDLMFDFVVLGSRWLMLLVVILGAASMISLSLLMASRTQSEELAGGLLNLITWPMMLLSGVWFSLEGSPEAVHWLAALFPLTHMLEAARSIMLDGATLSDIAMPLAVLSGICIVALSLAARLFVWRQN
- a CDS encoding ABC transporter ATP-binding protein, producing the protein MTDVILSAQHVSKHYAEVTAVNDLSFDIKAGTCFGLLGPNGAGKTTTIEILEGIQLPDAGEVLFRGKPISRDYAQRIGIQFQSTALQDFLTVRESLELFATLYHEHLPLEQLIEDCSLNDFIDRDNRKLSGGQRQRLLLAIALVNDPDLIFLDEPTTGLDPQARRHFWELIERIKARGKSILLTTHYMDEAEFLCDEIAIVDSGSIVEQGTPRELLAKHFDGSLIKLPAGTDLSSLNIASVMINAGDFLQFSTSEVGETVNQLAAKGIPLDGLRIESPTLEDLFLLLTGHSLRA
- a CDS encoding DUF2855 family protein — protein: MKVFEVAKQGISHGTVVQCPKNSVGVDEVRLKVDSFSLTANNVSYALAGDSLKYWDFFPATQAENGRVPVMGIATVVESRCEKVKVGEQVWGWFPMADEIIALPSDIKGSGWVDSHPKRGANAPIYRHYERLPFGFKYSHYEHALKGLFTTSWLLASWWRSETFLGAKTVYVTSASSKTALALAHALKDDDIRLVAVTSPANVEFVTSTGCYQEVLTYDDDLWLTTDSLVADFAGRIDWVDRLADTCPEKLKWASLIGATHGTPTSRGKVVPDRTQFFFAPTEFERLKNEIGGGALAMALISSLREFAAWFEPRLELTLIDALEPLVKVFDSLVNGEVAPSTLLIVQPNEQVD
- a CDS encoding DUF1543 domain-containing protein; the protein is MKLFMAVLGGNCGNSNIEVHDVRFVVGASIDACLDQLRREWYGDAKGLHLDSYTEINSVEGYRIEVSHQAPAANSPALFFVNVGGYLPGKFLEFHDIGLYGCHNSHEAKQLALKQLLASYEQNHRDDLYDVDNCIEVNLLERHYIHLIPDATAVMQGPTWYGYRPIDR
- a CDS encoding DUF1853 family protein, whose translation is MNPFFYDLMQPNHLANLKWLVNPESFSLWEPTAEVERFDTQSLFAAIERDHGLSDSLEGLESLRRTSRLGKYCEYLITHAWQRTLPETESLTAGLQLHHEGRTLGELDFILSSQASPEVTHIELAVKFYLAANFDEQLHAVGPNLKDSWRLKRKHLIENQFPRAHSPQSPLAKLEGELKQAALLPGRIFQPFSGRLDESWMSQEQFLNYNVGEEWVVVPRLCWPAPREAKLLKVLSKTDLMSRLSEVPVMVASVTAGKLIEVGFVVSNDWQQQAISALENNSI
- the gnd gene encoding decarboxylating NADP(+)-dependent phosphogluconate dehydrogenase, giving the protein MSQCDVALIGLAVMGQNLVLNMADNGYSVGVYNRTSAVTEEFLSGPAKGTSVSGFESLADLVNGLSKPRKIVLLVKAGGAVDAVIEELLPLVDEGDLIIDLGNSHFPDTQRRWEAMQKSGVHFIGSGVSGGEEGARTGPSIMPGGDAAAWPMIKDIFQSISAKVDGAPCCDWVGSGAAGHYVKMVHNGIEYGDMQLICEAYQLLDEGLGLTADELHQVFSDWNSTELDSYLIEITGHILGYRDEDGEPLVTKIMDRAGQKGTGKWTGISALDLGMPVSLIGESVFARCLSALKQERTAAAMVLSGPNPQISVEDRAAFINDVKEALFASKIISYTQGYMLLREASSEYGWDLNFGAIAMMWRGGCIIRSQFLTDIKKAFDNNPALTNLLLDDYFKNAIDRCQGAWRRVISKAVEAGIPTPCFSTALAFYDGYRRERLPANLLQAQRDYFGAHTYERVDRPAGEFFHTNWTGTGGDISSQTYNV
- a CDS encoding response regulator, with the protein product MGRSSAYQQPDYEYLVENSNAIIVCFSTDGVITYANDFALNFFEFDADELIGAKVLETITPPTDSAGYNLEGMINDISHLPEDYRININENIKHSGERVWVRWTNCVQTDDQGNVVGAMSIGIDITRQLELERQVSQMQRLDALGVLAGGVAHDFNNIAQGMSGFAEMIKQEDDPKAIRELADRLISAAADVGRLTNNLLSYSKVENSEFELCDLESSVRKAISLVEINLKPGVSIEVSNAIPSAQVRLDRSALVSAVINLLLNANDASHAGGKIEVRLRKTAVTTALTLNNGVRLKPNDYWLVEVIDHGVGVPEEIAQKIFDPFFTTKVRSQGTGLGLASVFNFATSHQGSAELICSEGETCFRLYLVGGDVEGTTSLGKGDSAPLAEIKTSKSNVKAAVLLVDDEVFVRLYAEKIFTRAGYEIRTAASRDEAIELVNSEGFHFDVAIIDMVMPEVTGVDTWLSLKAIQPTAKAILATGYATEEQLKRAEAAGFSLCVRKPFTFDDIVVALNKLK
- a CDS encoding M14-type cytosolic carboxypeptidase, translated to MFSVNSNFDSGNIHLAGESNGELLLEIRQDRYSEYFQWFHFSVSGDQGSKLQCCIRNAGQAAYLEGWPDYRVCFSYDRKTWHRLDTNFDGQNLRFETQLEGNTIWFAYFEPFSYERHLELVGRAQQHDEVTHEILGLTLDGRPIDLLQIGTPADAKPIIWVTARQHPGESMAEHLVEGLLNELLSDSELGKALRSQAVFYIIPNMNPDGSVRGHLRTNAAGMNLNREWQSPSKEKSPEVFWARSKMISVGGDMFLDIHGDEALPYNFVAASEGVANYSAYMAELENAFRGSLLQRSDQFQTEYGYDIDAPGKANHTVGSNWMGNHFKTLALTLEMPFKDNANDPCSRFGWNGERSQQLGKDMLATVLDLLPHIKRG
- a CDS encoding YajQ family cyclic di-GMP-binding protein, translated to MPSFDIVSEVDSSELLNAAQNTEREIANRYDFRKVDTQVKFANDTISLTAESDFQCDQMLDILRAQLIKRKVDPLTMDYEPEPTHRGKAFTVDVKFKQGIETDVAKKIVKLIKDAKLKVQAAIQGDQVRVTGKKRDDLQQTMQKVRSAELGQPFQFNNFRD